TGAGCGACGCGGCCGTCGACAACCTGGTCGCGTACGTGGCGGGCGGCGGCACCCTGGTCAGCGGGTTCTTCACCGGCGTCGCCGACGTGGACGACCGCATCCGGCCGGGCGGGATGGACGCACGCCTGCGGGCGCTCTTCTCGATCCGCACGCTCCACGAATGGTGGCCCGTCGAGCCGGAGGCGGGCGTCGACTGCGACGGCTTCCGGGGTCTGCTGTGGTCGGAGGAGCTGGAGGCGGACGGCACCGGCGAGACAGTGGCCGCCTACCGGGGCGGCGAACTGGACGGGCTGCCCGCCGTGCTCCGCAAGGGCGGCGCCTGGTACGTCTCGACCCTGCCGGAGCCCGCGGCCCTGCGCGAACTGCTCGGCCGGGTGGCCGGCGAGGCGGGTGTCCGGCCGGTGGTGGCGGGACTGCCGGAGGGTGTGGAGGCGGTACGCCGGGGCGAGTTGCTCTTCCTCTTCCACCACGGGCGGGGCGAGGTGACCGTGGAGCTTCCGGGGAGTCACGTCGACGTGCTCAGCGGCGCGAGGACGGACGGGACCGTGGAGTTGGGGCGTTACGGCGTGGCGGCTCTCAAGCCGGTCGGCGCGGCATGATCCGGGGCACCTGGGAGCCGCGGCCCGCCGTCCGCTGGGAGGACGCCTTCCTCAGCGGGAACGGTCACCACGGTGCGATGGTGTACGGCGACCCGGTCGACGACCGGGTCATCGTCAACCACCACACCCTCGTCCGGCCCAACGGCAGCGAGCACCTGCGCCCGCCGGAACTGTCCGGGGAACTCGGCCCGCTCCAGGACGCGTTGCTGGCCGGGGACACCCAGGCGGCCGAACGCTTCGGCGCGGGCCGGCCGCTGGTGTGGGTACAGCCGTTCCACCCGGCGTTCCAGACCCGGGTGCGGCGTTCCGGGACGGACGGCCTCGCGCCCCAGGGCCCGGGGGACACCGCTCCCCCGGCCGGACCCGAATCGTCGCCCTACCGCCGCGAGGTGGACTTCACCTCGGGCGAGACCACCGCCTCCTCGGGCCACTGGCGCAGCCAGGTGTTCGTGTCGCGGGCCGACGACGTGATCGCGCAGCGCATCACCGGATTGGCGCCGGCCGTCGAGGTCTCGCTCGACCCGGCCCTGCCCGGCGCTCCGGCGGGTCTGGCCGTCGGCCGCTCGACGGTGCTGACACCGCACGGCGCCCGCCTCGCGCTGCGCCTGCGCTACCCGGACGGCGAACTGTCGTGTCTCGGCGTGACGACGCTGCGCGCCGAGGGCGGCACCGTGTCGGTGGACGGCGACGGCATCCGTGTCACGGGCGCCCAGAGCGTGCTGCTGCTCACCCGGGTGCGCCGTGGACTCGGCGACCCCGATCTCGAAGCCGAGTGGGCAGCCCTGCCGGACACCGGCTACGCCGAGCTTTTTGACCGTCACATGCCCCTGCACCGGGGCGCTTTCGCCCGTTGCGCGTTCTCCCTGCACGACGAGGAGCCGGCCCGTCGGAGCCTGCCGGGCAGTGAACTGCTGCGCCACCCGGACAGCCCCGCGCTGCTGGAGCGGTTGTTCGCGGCGGGCCGTTACCACCTGCTCTCCGCGTCGGGGCTGCTGCCACCACGGCTGACCGGCTTGTGGACGGGCGACTGGGACACCGCATGGTCGGGGGCCTTCACCACCAACGCCAACCTCAACCTCCAGGTGTCCTCGGCCTCCGCGGCGGATCTGCCCGAGGTGCTGGACGCCCATACTCGCCTGATCGAGGGCCAGTTGGAACACTGGCGGGACAACGCCAGGGCGCTCTTCGGCACCCGGGGCATCGTCGCTCCCTCCCACTCGGACGGCGAGTCGGGCCACACCCGCCACTTCCAGCGGGCCTATCCGCTGCACCTGTGGACGGCAGGCGCCGACTGGCTGTTGCAACCCCTGCTCGATCACGCGGCGGCCACCGGCGCGGTTTGGGAGTCACTGGTCTCGGCCTGTGTCGAAGTCGCCGATTTCTACACGGACTTCCTCACGCGCGAGGGTCCGGACGGGAGTGTGGCGATCGTCCCCTCGTACTCGCCGGAGAACCGCCCGGCGAACGCGAGTTGGGGCGCCGTCAACGCCACGATGGACATCGCGGCGGCCCGCCACGCGCTCACCGCGGCGGCGGACCTCGCCCCCGGGCACCCGGACGCGGGCCACTGGCGGAGTCTCGCCGGACGGCTCCCGCACTACCTGGTCAACGAGGACGGCGCGCTGGCGGAGTGGGCCTGGCCCGGACTGCGCGAGACGTACGACCATCGCCACCTCAGCCATCTCTACCCGGTGTGGCCGCTCGACGAGATCAACCCGTACGACACCCCTCGGCTGGCCGGCGCCGCTCACCGCGCGCTGGCGCTGCGGGGTTCGGAGAACGACTCGGCCCACGGCCATCTGCACCACGCGCTGGTCGCGGCGCGGCTGCGGGACCGCTCTCGGGTGTCCTCGGCGCTCGCGTCGGTACTGGCCGGGGACTTCTTCCACGACTCGCTGATGAGCGCGCACTACCCGGCCCGCGACGTCTACAACGCGGACGCCGCCCACGCGTTGCCGGCCGTCGTGCTGGAGATGCTGGTGCAGTCCACGCCGGGCCGGCTGGTCCTGCTGCCCGCGCTCCCGGCCGCGTACCCGCGAGGCTCGCTCCGGGGCGTCCGCACCCGGTTCGGCGCGGCGCTGGACCTCACCTGGACCCCGGACGAGGTCACCGCGGTGCTCCGTCCGGCACGCGACGTCAGGGTCGAGTTGCGTACGGGCCCGCCGCCCGGTGCCCCGGCGGGTGCGGCGGAGCCGGGCGCGGCGTCCTGGATCACGCTCACCGCGGGGGCCGACCGGGTCCTGACGGTGCCGCGACGGGAGGCGGCCGGCCGGTGAGCGGTCCGGCGGACCGCCGGCCGCCCGTGCGGGTGGGCCCGGCCCGAGGCGGTCGGGCCGGCCCGCACGGCTCACACCGCGGGGGCGGGCCCCGTACTGGCCCGTACCGTCAGCTCCGGCGCGATCAGCTCGACCTCGTCCGCGCCTCGGCCGGTGAGCTTGGCCGCCACCAGCTCGACCGCCCGGCGCCCCATCTCCTGGGCGGGAATGGCGACGGAGGTGAGCCGCACGGAGGCCTGTACCGCCACCTGTTCGGGGCAGACCGCGACCACCGAGACGTCCTCGGGCACGGCACGGCCCTGCTGCTGGAGGAGGTTGAGCAGCGGCTCCACGGCGGACTCGTTCTGGACGATGAACCCGGTGGTGCCCGGCCGTTCGTCGAAGATCCGGGACAGAGTCTGCGCCATCGCCGCGTAACCGCCCTCGCAGGGCCGGTGCAGCACGGTCACTCCGGTCTCCCGCGCCTTGGCCCGGATGCCGTCGATGGTGCGCTCGGCGAAGCCGGTGTGCCGTTCGTAGACCGCGGGTGCCTCGCCGATCACGGCGACCTCCCGGTGCCCGAGTCCGGCCAGATGATCCAGGCACAGCGCCCCGGTCGCCTCGAAGTCGAGGTCCACACAGGTCAGTCCGGCCACGTCTGCGGGCAACCCGATGAGCACGGCGGCCCGTTCGGTGTCCCGGAGCACGGGGAGGCGCTCGTCGTGCAGTTCCACGTCCATGAGGATCAGCGCGTCGGCCAGCGAACTCCCGGCGATCCGCCGGACGGCGGCCGGGCCTTCCTCACCGGTGAGGAGCAGTACGTCGTAGCCGTGCGTACGGGCGGTGGTGGCCACCGCGATGGCGATCTCCATCATCACCGGCACGTACATGTCGGTACGCAACGGCACCATCAGGGCGATGATGTTGGATCGGCTGCTGGCGAGCGCGCGGGCCCCGGCGTTGGGGTGGTAGCCGAGCTGTTGGATGCTCAGCTCCACTCGCTCCCGGGTGGGCCCGGAGATGGACCGCTTCCCGCTGAGGACGTAGCTCACCGTGCTCGCGGAGACTCCGGCGTGCTGGGCGACCTCGGCCAGGGTGACCATGCGCTCTCCCTTACGGGTGACAGTGACAGGTGACGGGACGGCAGAACAACAGCGGGAAGGAGGATGGTGGTGAAGCGCTTCGAAACAGCCGCGTTTCCCCCAACCCCCCTCTGACATGCAGAGATCCAAACGAGCCTAGACCGACTCCGGAGAACTGTCCAGAGTGGTGTCGAAGCGCTTCGACACTCGGTGAGACTCAGGGACCGGGAAGTCCCGCGATGGCTCCGGACGGCTGCGGGAAGCCCGGAACCCGTTCCGTCGACGACCCGGCCCCGGCCACCGCGACCCCGTGAAACCGGCGTTCCGGTGGCGTGCGTCCGTACGGTGCCATGGGCTGTTCCGTTCCTCGGTTCCCAGCGGGAAGACGGGGGGTTCCGGACTCGTAGTCGCCGCACGGGGCCAAAAGGTTGCCACCGATGGAGGGCCGGTTCATCGCGCGTTCGGCCGGCGGTTCCCCCGCGGGCCCGAGCGGAACCGCGACTCACCCTCGAAGGACGGTCGCCGGACATCCCGCAGCAGCCTCGCCGGCTCTCACGCAGGGCGGGAAACCGTTCGATCCCGGTTCGGCGGCGTCGCTACGCTGCGCGGATGGACGAGGAAGCGACATCGGTCGACGCCAGGGATCTTTACCAGGAACTGCTGGGACACGGGGGTCCGAACGCCTTCGGGGCGGTGGTGGCGCCGTGGCTCGCACGCGGCGCCGCCGATTACCCGGCCTGGCTGGCAACGGCGGCGGACTCGCTCTGCCGGGAGGACTTCGACGGACCGGCCGATCTCCGCAACGCGATGAGCTGGGAGCTGTACGCCCTCAGCCGGGTCAGCGACATGCTGCTCCTGGCCCATCAGCCTCCTGCCGACCCGGGGATCGAGGCACCGTGGGCCCGTCGCTCGCGCTCGCTCGACGGGTGGCCGGCGCTCGGCCTGGAGCAGTATCTCCGCCTGTTCACCGATCTTGGGCTGAAGCCGTTCCGGCCGACGGGCCCCTTCGACCCCTTCCTCCACGAAATCGTCGAAGTCGAGCAGGCCGAGGATCCGGAGGAAGCCGTCCGCGTGACCGGGACGGTCTGGCCGGGACTGTGGCTGGGGCCGCTGCTGTTCAGCCGTGCCGGCGTACGCGTCCGGGCCGGCGCCCGGCACGCGGAGCGCGGCGTCGCCGACCGCTCCCCGCTCTACTGGACCTTCCTGCGCCGCCACCGGCCCACCGTCGACCTGTCGCAGGGGTGGGGCAGCAACTCCCAGTGGCGCACCGACTTCCGCCTGGACCACCGGACGCCGACGGGCAGAAGGGTCAACGCCGACGGCCGAAGGGACCTGGACGACGGCGGAGCGAACCCCGACCCCTGCGAAGCACTGCTGACCCCTGCCGAGCGGCGTCAACTGCTGTCCAGTCGATGCCTGTTGCGCACGCCGGAGAACGTGGCCGCGCTGACAGCCGCAGACGCCTCCTGGGCGGTGGACTTCTTCCCGTACGACTGGCGGCTGCCCTCCTCCGGACACCCCGGCAGCACGACCGGGTGACGGCGCTCCCCCGCGGGAACTCCGCCGGGCCTCCCGCACGCCGCCCGCCGGAAGTCCGACGCGCTCCACGCGGCGCCCCGCGGCCCGGGGACGAAGTCGCGGACGAACCGTGGAGCAGTCGTACGCCGACCGCCCATCGCTCCCCACCCCCAGCACGGTCGTGCCGGAGCGCCGCTCACCCGGGCGCTACGCCGCGTACCCACGAGGGCTCCACTTCGTGAAGGTTCGCGTGCACATGGTCGGATTCCTCGACGCTCTCTTACCTTGATCGTTTTCTCACAGTAACTAAGTACTTCATGAACATCTTCAGCCGCAGCTCAACGCCCCGACGCACAGTTGACCCGGGCACGGACACGACGGTCGCGCCTGCCGCCGTGCTTCCCCCTCCCGCGCTGAAGGGACTCACCGGAGAATGGATGATCGATCCGGCGCACAGCAGGATCGGATTCTCCGTGCGGCACGCCATGGTGACGACGGTGCGGGGTTCCTTCGCCGAGTACGAGAGCCTCCTCTACTTCGACGGCAGTACCCCCTCCCGCTCCCGGGCCGAGATCGCCATCGCCACCGCCAGCGTCGACACCGGCGTGGAACAGCGCGACGCGCACCTCGTCGGGCGGGAGTTCCTGGACGCCCGGAAGCACCCCCGGATGGTCTTCACCAGCTCCGCCGTGAGCCTCGTCGCCCAGGACCTCTTCCGTATGACGGGAGACCTCACGATCAGGGGCACCACCAACCCGGTAGACCTGGACCTCACCTACATCGGGCACGTCACCGACCCGTTCGGCTACGAACGGGTCGGCTTCGACGGCACCACCACCATCAACCGCACCGACTGGGGCCTCACCTACAACGCCCGCCTCGCCGAAGGCGGAGCCATGGTCAGCGAGAAGCTCCGCCTCCAGTTCGACATCGCCGCGATCCGGAAGCCGGTCGCGTAGCAGGAGCGGGGCGAGACGGCGCGGCGGGTTGGAGGACGGGCCGCCGGAAAACCGGCTTACAGACCGGGCCCGGCACGTAAGCATGGATCAACCGGCGCGCACTGCTCTCACCGCTCCGGCCCCAGGCCCGCCTGCGGCTGCCCGCCGTCGACCGGAACGTGAGCTCCGTTCATCGCTCCCGACACCGGCGACAGCAGGAATCCAATAACCTGCGCGACTTCCTCCGCGTCGAGCAGCCGCCCGCTGGGGTTCCTCCGGGCGTACGCCTCATAAGCCTCAGGGTCCCGACGCCGCAGCCGGTCCCAGCTCTTTCCCGGTATGAGGATCGAGCCGGGGCTGACCGTGTTGACCCGAATCCGGCGGGGGGCGAGTTCCTGACACAGTGCGCCCGCGAGGTAGATCTCCGAGGCCTTCGCAGCGCCGTACTGCGCCGGAAAACGTGGCTTCCACCCCGAGACGGAGGAGACCAGCACCACGGAACTACCGGGGCGAACGCTGTCGAGGGCAGCGCGGATGGCGCGCACGGCATGGCCGCCGTTCAGTTCCCAGGTCGCTGCCCAGTCTTCTCGAGTCGACTCGAGAAGGCCACCGCCACGCTTGCCACCAATGTTGGCGACCAAGCCGTCGAGCCCGCCGAGGAGTTCTCCTGCACGCCGGGTGAAGTCCTCCAGCTCACCCTGTGCCAGCACGTCCACCGATTCCGTCAGCACGCGAACGCCGAACTCTTCGCGCAACCCGGACGCCGCACGCGTGAGGCTCTCGCGGTTCCGGCCGCAGATCGCTACCGACGCCCCCTCTGCGGCAAGGAGACGCGCCGTCGCGTAGCCCAACCCCCTGCTGCCTCCGGTCACCACAAACGATCGGCCTCGCAGTCCATAGACCGTTGGCGGACTCGTCGCTGCGCCGTGCACAGCTTTTTCATCTATGCCCATGAGCGCCACTCTGACATCAGTAGTGGCAGAGGTCAGCGCACAAGCTTGCGTATGACGATGCCCACGATGAGTGTGGTGAACAGCATGCCCGCAACGGTGAATGCCACCGCGAGCGCGGACCACTCAGCCGTTTTCAGCTCCGAGGGCATACCGGTTCCCACGTTCAGCCACAGGGCCAGGGCCAATACCAGGCTCTTGCCCATGACAACCGCGTCCATGAGGCCTCGTCCCGGCTCCCGCCCAACACCTGCCAGATGGAAGGCCGCTCCGGTCAGCAGCACACACAGCCCGAGGACCCGTGCCGGGTTCCGTGCGCGTACCCCCCACCCGAGAACCCCGCCGAGGATCACCCGCTCAAGGGTTCTCCGCAGCACAGGTAACGTGGCGGCCTCGCGTTGCCTCGCGAGGTAGTAGAGCTCGTCGACCTCGCGATTCCGGTTTCTTCTGGCCAGCGCAGACCGCACTGACTCGATCGTCGCGGCAGTCACCTCGGTGAAGGAGCGTTCCAGAAAGCCCAGAGCCTGGGTGGCGTTGCGGAAGACCTGGCCGGCTAGCTCCATGTCCCCGACGCTCGACGAACCGTCCAGGCTGTAGCGCGAACATCCCAACGGAATGCCGAGTGTTCCCGTGACCGAAGAGCCGTGCAGGCTGATGACGGACGATGCCTCGGAGGACGCGGAAAGGGACACGACCGTCGTGTTGTGCAGAGCCAGTCGGGCGACTCCCCCGCTCTCGAGGTCCCCCTCGGTCAGCCTCAGATTCCGTAACTCCACCGGTCCTCCGACAGCACTGTTGGAGATCTTGCTGTCCTGAGCGGGAATGACGAGCCCGTTGACGCGCATAGTCTCACTGCAACGTAGTTCGTTCGCGCACAAGGGCTCGTCCAGACGAACTCGCCGCAGGGTGAGTGCGCAGGTCTCGACATCGTCGATGTCGATCGCGGACAGCCAGAGATCGTCGAAGGTGATGTCCTCTCGGGCTTTCAGGCCCTTCAGCACCACTCTCGGCCGGCCTAGCCTGCCGCCCGACGCCTGACTTCGGATCGTCAGCGAAGCCACACGCGTGTTGGCGATACGCAGAGGGCCGCGCAGCGCGTTCACCTGTATCACCTCCTCAACCCGCAGACGTTCGAGTCGTGTAGTGCCGCACGAGTGCACAGCCACGAAGTCCAGCGCCGAATCGATGATCGTGACTTCGCATCCCATCGCAGCATTGCGGACGGTCAGGCGGCCGATGCGCGAGTTGACCACCAGCAGCGCGTCCGCCTCCACGTGATCAATGACGAGTTCATCGATGTGGCACGATCGAACGGTCAGCGCCCCGTCGACGTTCATGCGCTCCAGGGAGACCCGGTCGGCCGACACCGTATCGAGCAGGAGATCA
The DNA window shown above is from Streptomyces sp. NBC_00247 and carries:
- a CDS encoding YceI family protein, whose translation is MNIFSRSSTPRRTVDPGTDTTVAPAAVLPPPALKGLTGEWMIDPAHSRIGFSVRHAMVTTVRGSFAEYESLLYFDGSTPSRSRAEIAIATASVDTGVEQRDAHLVGREFLDARKHPRMVFTSSAVSLVAQDLFRMTGDLTIRGTTNPVDLDLTYIGHVTDPFGYERVGFDGTTTINRTDWGLTYNARLAEGGAMVSEKLRLQFDIAAIRKPVA
- a CDS encoding SDR family NAD(P)-dependent oxidoreductase, with the protein product MGIDEKAVHGAATSPPTVYGLRGRSFVVTGGSRGLGYATARLLAAEGASVAICGRNRESLTRAASGLREEFGVRVLTESVDVLAQGELEDFTRRAGELLGGLDGLVANIGGKRGGGLLESTREDWAATWELNGGHAVRAIRAALDSVRPGSSVVLVSSVSGWKPRFPAQYGAAKASEIYLAGALCQELAPRRIRVNTVSPGSILIPGKSWDRLRRRDPEAYEAYARRNPSGRLLDAEEVAQVIGFLLSPVSGAMNGAHVPVDGGQPQAGLGPER
- a CDS encoding glycosyl hydrolase family 95 catalytic domain-containing protein — translated: MIRGTWEPRPAVRWEDAFLSGNGHHGAMVYGDPVDDRVIVNHHTLVRPNGSEHLRPPELSGELGPLQDALLAGDTQAAERFGAGRPLVWVQPFHPAFQTRVRRSGTDGLAPQGPGDTAPPAGPESSPYRREVDFTSGETTASSGHWRSQVFVSRADDVIAQRITGLAPAVEVSLDPALPGAPAGLAVGRSTVLTPHGARLALRLRYPDGELSCLGVTTLRAEGGTVSVDGDGIRVTGAQSVLLLTRVRRGLGDPDLEAEWAALPDTGYAELFDRHMPLHRGAFARCAFSLHDEEPARRSLPGSELLRHPDSPALLERLFAAGRYHLLSASGLLPPRLTGLWTGDWDTAWSGAFTTNANLNLQVSSASAADLPEVLDAHTRLIEGQLEHWRDNARALFGTRGIVAPSHSDGESGHTRHFQRAYPLHLWTAGADWLLQPLLDHAAATGAVWESLVSACVEVADFYTDFLTREGPDGSVAIVPSYSPENRPANASWGAVNATMDIAAARHALTAAADLAPGHPDAGHWRSLAGRLPHYLVNEDGALAEWAWPGLRETYDHRHLSHLYPVWPLDEINPYDTPRLAGAAHRALALRGSENDSAHGHLHHALVAARLRDRSRVSSALASVLAGDFFHDSLMSAHYPARDVYNADAAHALPAVVLEMLVQSTPGRLVLLPALPAAYPRGSLRGVRTRFGAALDLTWTPDEVTAVLRPARDVRVELRTGPPPGAPAGAAEPGAASWITLTAGADRVLTVPRREAAGR
- a CDS encoding LacI family DNA-binding transcriptional regulator; protein product: MVTLAEVAQHAGVSASTVSYVLSGKRSISGPTRERVELSIQQLGYHPNAGARALASSRSNIIALMVPLRTDMYVPVMMEIAIAVATTARTHGYDVLLLTGEEGPAAVRRIAGSSLADALILMDVELHDERLPVLRDTERAAVLIGLPADVAGLTCVDLDFEATGALCLDHLAGLGHREVAVIGEAPAVYERHTGFAERTIDGIRAKARETGVTVLHRPCEGGYAAMAQTLSRIFDERPGTTGFIVQNESAVEPLLNLLQQQGRAVPEDVSVVAVCPEQVAVQASVRLTSVAIPAQEMGRRAVELVAAKLTGRGADEVELIAPELTVRASTGPAPAV